The Streptomyces halobius genomic interval CGTACCGCCGGTACCGCCGTGACCGGCCTTCCCGCCGGCGCCGTCCGCGCTGCCGCTCGCCGCCGCGCCCGGCCCGTCCGGCGCGGCGCGTGGCGGCTCGCCGCCGCTCAGCGGCCGCCAGATCAGCCAGCCCGTGACACCGGCGACCACGAGGGCGGCCAGCGCGATGACGAGGGCGCCGCGCGGGCGGCGGTGCGGAGGGAAGGTGCTGCCGTTCGACACGTCGCGATCCTAGGGGGTGTCGTCGGACTCCGGTGGTGGCCTGCCCGGACACCTCCGGGTGTTGCCTGTTCGGATGCCTCCGGCCTGGCCCGTTCGATGCCTCCGGGCGTTGCCTGGTCGGATCTTCCGGCGGTGGCCTGTTCGGATGCCTCCGGCCGTGGCCCGCTCAGATGCCCGGGCCGGTGCGCCGCAGTACGTGCAGCGAGCGGTGCGCCGAGATCTCGGTGAAGGCGCCGGACTCCAGGGCCCTGCGGTACACCCGGTACGGGGCTTGGCCGCCGTCCGCCGGATCCGCGAACACATCGTGGATGACCAGCAGGCCGTCGGGCGCGAGACGCGGTGCCCAGCCCTCGTAGTCGGCGGTGGCGTGCTCATCGGTGTGCCCGCCGTCGATGAAGACCAGGCCCGCCGGCGCCCGCCAGAGCGCCGCGGCCTGCGGCGACCGCCCCACCAGGGCGATCACATGCTCCTCCAGCCCGGCGGCGTGCAGGGTGCGGCGGAACGTGGGCAGGGTGTCCATCCGGCCGACCTCCGGGTCGACGACCGTCGGATCGTGGTACTCCCAGCCCGGTTGCTGCTCCTCGCTGCCCCGGTGGTGGTCGACGGTGACCGCCGTCACGCCCGCCTCGCGCGCGGCGTCGGCCAGCAGGATCGTGGAGCGCCCGCAGTATGTGCCGACCTCGATCAGCGGCAGCCCGAGCGCGCCCGCCTCGGCGGCCGCCGCGTAGAGGGCGAGGCCCTCGTCGACGGGCATAAAGCCCTTGGCCGCCTCGAAGGCGGCCAGAATCTCCGGCTTGGGAGCGTCGGTCATGGGCTACCTCCTGTGGACGGGCGCCGCGAAGCGGGCGCCTGGGGCCGGTTGTCCGAGGTGTACGTCTTCGTCTTACCGGGGCGTACGTCCTGGTCATCGTGCCGTACGGAGGGGTGGGGGACGCGGGCGGGGCGGGATCACGGGGACGGCGGGGTCGTGGCCCCTCAGCAGCGTACGACGGCCGGCCGGCGGCAGCACCGGACGGAGCTCATGGGCGCCGGAGGAAGCTCATAGGGGCGGTCGTGGCACGGGGCTGGGCGCGACCGTCGCCGTGCTGTGGGCTTGCCGCGCTGCGCATAGGGCGCGCATCGGCGCCGGGGAGACGTGCGCGTTGCTGTCCCACCGTCATTTCGTCGCGGCTTCCCTCGTTTCCGTCGGAATGAAACGTGTTCTAGTCTGCCCGCATGGGGATCGGAATCACGCAGGAGCAACGTGACCTGGCCGGGGCGGCGCGGGGCTGGGCGGCGCGGGCCGTGCCGCCCGAAGAGGTGCGCAAGCTGCTCGACGCCGGGCCGGGGCGCCGCGGCCGGCCCGCGTACTGGGGCCGGCTCGCCGAGCAGGGCCTGCTCGGCCTCCACCTCCCCGAGGCCGACGGCGGGGGCGGCGGTGCACTGCTGGACCTCGCCGTCGTCCTGGAAGAGCTGGGCCGCGCCGCGCTTCCCGGCCCGTACCTGCCGACCGCCCTCGCCGCCGAGCTGCTGCACCGCGGCGGCGGCCCCCGTCCGCTCGTCCGGGCGCTGGCGGACGGTGAGCGGATCGCCGCGGTCGCCCTCGGCGCCGGCTCCCTCACCGCCGTAGCGGGACCGGACGGCTATGTCCTGGACGGCACCGCGCCGCCCGTCCTCGCCGGTGGTGACGCGGATCTGATCGTGCTGGCGGCGCGAACGACCACGGAGGCGGGGGTGGCTGCGGAGGCGGACGCGGAGGGAGACACGGGGGCGGCGGGGGCAGCCGCGGAGCCGTACGTGAAGGAGTCCGCGGGGGCAGAAGCGGAGGCGCCCCGTGCGGCTTCCGTCGGCCCCGTCCGCTGGCTGGCCGTCGACGCCGCGGCGCTCTCCGTACGCGTCCAGGAGAGCACCGATCCGACCCGGCCGACCGCCGAGGTGCGCGCGGACGGTGTGCCGGTGCCCGCCGAGCGGCTGCTGGCCCTCGACAGCGACCTCGTCCGCGATGTCGCCGGGGTGCTGTTCGCCGCCGAGGGCTGCGGGACCGCGGCCCGGGCGCTGCACACCGCAGCCGAATACGCCGCCGTACGCGAACAGTTCGGCCGCCCGATCGGCCGGTTCCAGGCGGTCAAACACCTCTGCGCCGACATGCTCGTACGCTGTGAACAGGCCCGCGCCCTGGTCTGGGACGCGGCGCGGGCGCTGCGCGAGCCGCCCGAGACGCGCGGTCCGGTCGCCTCGCTGGCCACCGCGACCGCCCTGGACGCCGCGTTCACCTGCGCCAAGGACTGCCTCCAGATCCTCGGCGGCATCGGCTTCACCTGGGAGCACGACGCCCATCTCCACCTGCGCCGCGCGACCGTGGCCCGCCAGCTGCTAGGCGGCGGCGACACCCATCGGCTGCGCGCCGCCCGGCACTGCGCCGAGGGCGCCCGCCGCGCGCTGCGGCTCGAACTTCCCGCCGAGGCGGACGGTTACCGCGCACAGGCCCGTACCGTCATCGACGGCGTACGCGGCCTCGACCCGGCGGCCGTACGCCGCGTGCTGGCCCCCACCGGCTATGCGGCCCCGCATCTGCCGAAGCCCTACGGACTCGGCGCGGGCCCCGTACAACAGCTCGCGATCCAGGAGGAGTTGGCGGCCGCCGACGTGGACATCAGTGATCTGGGCATCGCCACCTGGGTCGTCCCGCCGCTCCTCGCGTACGGCACCGAGGCGCAGCGGGAGCGCTATCTGCCGCCGTCGCTGCGCGGTGATCTGCTGTGGTGTCAGCTGTTCTCGGAGCCGGAGGCCGGGTCGGACCTGGCGTCGCTGCGGACCCGCGCCGAGCGGGTCGACGGTGCGGACGGCGGTGGCTGGCGCATCAACGGGCAGAAGGTGTGGACGTCGGCCGCCCGGGAGGCGAGCCATGGCATCCTGCTCGCCCGCACCGACCCGGACGCGCCCGAGCGCCAGGGGCTGACCCTCTTCCTCGTCGACATGGAGACCTCGGGGATCGACGTCCGCCCGCTGCGGGAGATCACCGGCGACGCACTCTTCAGCGAGGTCTACTTCGACGATCTGCTGTTGCCGTCCGACGCGGTCGTGGGCGAGGTCGGCGGCGGATGGCAGGTCGCCCATGCCGCCCTCGACAACGAACCCGTCCACCTGGTCGACCAGGTGACCTTCGACGCCGGGCTGCGGGAGCTCATCGACCGCTCGGCGGAGCTGGACGGATCGGTACGGGCGAGGGTGGGGGCGCTGGCCGCCGAGGCGCACGCCCTGGCCTGCATCGGGCTGCGTACCACGCTTCAGCGGGTCTCCGGCCTGGAGCCGGGTGCCGGCGCCGCCGTCCGCAAGCTCGTGCAGAGTGCGCACCGGCAGAAGGTCGCCGAGCTGGCGCTGGAACTGCTCGGCCCGGCCGGGGCGGTACGCGAGGGCGCCGGTGAGCGGGCCCTGCACGACTTCCTGACGTCGCGCTCTCTGACCATCTCCGGTGGGACCGCTCAGCTGCGGCTGAACGTCATCGCGGAACAACTGCTGGGCCTGCCGCGCGACCCGGATCCCCGCCCTCTGATCTGAGCCCCGGCTCCTGTCCCCGCCCCCATCCCCATCCCCGTCTCCGGTCTTCGACTCCCGTCCCAGTCTCCGGTCTTCGGCTCCCGTCTCCGTCTCCCGGCTTAGGACTCCCGTCAGGTGGTGGCTACACCGATATTCCGATGCGGGGTGTCAGTGGCGAATGCGAGCATGGCCCGCATGCCCCCGATACCCGCCCCTGCCACGCCCTCGGCACACTCCCGACGGACCTCCGCACCGGCCTGGCTGGTGATGCTGCTGGTCTGCTCCGGCCAGTTCCTCGTCATTCTGGACGTCTCCGTCGTGAACGTGGCACTGCCCGCCATGCGGTCCGGCCTCGGCCTCAGCGAACTGGGCCTGCAATGGATCGTCAACGCGTATGTCATCACCTTCGCGGGCTTCATGCTGCTCGGTGGCCGGGCCGCCGACCTCTTCGGCCGTAAGCGGGTCTTCGTCCTCGGGCTGGCGCTCTTCACGGTCGCGAGCCTGGGCGGCGGGCTGGCACAGGAGCCTTGGCAGCTGATCGTGGCCCGCACGGTCCAGGGCGTCGGCGCGGCGGTGCTCTCCCCGGCCACCCTCACGATCCTGACGACGTCGTTTCCGGCGGGCCCGGCGCGCACCCGCGCCATCGCCACATGGACGGCGGTCGGCGCGGGCGGCGGCGCGGTGGGCGGTCTGGTCGGCGGGGTGCTCACGCAGTATCTGTCGTGGCGCTGGGTGCTGCTGATCAACGTGCCGGTCGGCGCGCTCGTCCTGGTGGGCGCGGTGCTGTGGCTCACCGAGAGCCGGCAGGGCACGGGTCGCCGGCTGGACGTCCCCGGCGCGTTGCTGGTGACCGCCGGTCTCGGCCTGGTGGCGTACGGCATCGTGCAAACCGAGACACACGGCTGGACGTCGGCGTCCGCGCTGCTGCCTCTGGCCGCCGGGCTCGTCGTGGTCGCGGCCTTCATCGCCGTCGAGGCGCGCGCCAAAGCCCCGTTGATGCCGCTGGGGCTCCTCCGGATGCGCTCGGTGTCGTCGGCGAACGCGGCGATGATGCTGGCCGGCGCCGCGATGTTCTCCATGTGGTACTTCCTGTCCCTCTACATGCAGAACGTCCTGTCCTACTCACCGCTGCAGGC includes:
- a CDS encoding acyl-CoA dehydrogenase, translated to MGIGITQEQRDLAGAARGWAARAVPPEEVRKLLDAGPGRRGRPAYWGRLAEQGLLGLHLPEADGGGGGALLDLAVVLEELGRAALPGPYLPTALAAELLHRGGGPRPLVRALADGERIAAVALGAGSLTAVAGPDGYVLDGTAPPVLAGGDADLIVLAARTTTEAGVAAEADAEGDTGAAGAAAEPYVKESAGAEAEAPRAASVGPVRWLAVDAAALSVRVQESTDPTRPTAEVRADGVPVPAERLLALDSDLVRDVAGVLFAAEGCGTAARALHTAAEYAAVREQFGRPIGRFQAVKHLCADMLVRCEQARALVWDAARALREPPETRGPVASLATATALDAAFTCAKDCLQILGGIGFTWEHDAHLHLRRATVARQLLGGGDTHRLRAARHCAEGARRALRLELPAEADGYRAQARTVIDGVRGLDPAAVRRVLAPTGYAAPHLPKPYGLGAGPVQQLAIQEELAAADVDISDLGIATWVVPPLLAYGTEAQRERYLPPSLRGDLLWCQLFSEPEAGSDLASLRTRAERVDGADGGGWRINGQKVWTSAAREASHGILLARTDPDAPERQGLTLFLVDMETSGIDVRPLREITGDALFSEVYFDDLLLPSDAVVGEVGGGWQVAHAALDNEPVHLVDQVTFDAGLRELIDRSAELDGSVRARVGALAAEAHALACIGLRTTLQRVSGLEPGAGAAVRKLVQSAHRQKVAELALELLGPAGAVREGAGERALHDFLTSRSLTISGGTAQLRLNVIAEQLLGLPRDPDPRPLI
- a CDS encoding MFS transporter — protein: MARMPPIPAPATPSAHSRRTSAPAWLVMLLVCSGQFLVILDVSVVNVALPAMRSGLGLSELGLQWIVNAYVITFAGFMLLGGRAADLFGRKRVFVLGLALFTVASLGGGLAQEPWQLIVARTVQGVGAAVLSPATLTILTTSFPAGPARTRAIATWTAVGAGGGAVGGLVGGVLTQYLSWRWVLLINVPVGALVLVGAVLWLTESRQGTGRRLDVPGALLVTAGLGLVAYGIVQTETHGWTSASALLPLAAGLVVVAAFIAVEARAKAPLMPLGLLRMRSVSSANAAMMLAGAAMFSMWYFLSLYMQNVLSYSPLQAGLAFIPHSLSIVLGSKIAPKLMTRLGAKALAITGAVVSACGMVWQGALGADGTYLGTLLGPGILMALGAGLTATPVAAIATSGADPADQGLVSGLINTSRQMGGALGLSVLSTVAAARIESGHGPAALAGGYGLAFQVGSAVLLAGILLMVVALPRRRTETSGERTETAGERSEVGNERVETSVERAGIGNEGAGIGDEEAKAGDERDATRDERVAAVSEGAKAVND
- a CDS encoding class I SAM-dependent methyltransferase, with protein sequence MTDAPKPEILAAFEAAKGFMPVDEGLALYAAAAEAGALGLPLIEVGTYCGRSTILLADAAREAGVTAVTVDHHRGSEEQQPGWEYHDPTVVDPEVGRMDTLPTFRRTLHAAGLEEHVIALVGRSPQAAALWRAPAGLVFIDGGHTDEHATADYEGWAPRLAPDGLLVIHDVFADPADGGQAPYRVYRRALESGAFTEISAHRSLHVLRRTGPGI